The Deltaproteobacteria bacterium genome contains the following window.
TGATACGGTGAGGGCATGTCTCGCGAAAAGGCCGATGCATTGCGGCGCCTCCACGCCGGCCCCTCCATTCTGCTGTTTCCCAACGCCTGGGACGTCGCCAGCGCGCGCATCGTCGAGCAGG
Protein-coding sequences here:
- a CDS encoding isocitrate lyase/phosphoenolpyruvate mutase family protein; this translates as MSREKADALRRLHAGPSILLFPNAWDVASARIVEQ